The following DNA comes from Ornithobacterium rhinotracheale DSM 15997.
ATTTAATGAAAATTTGGCTCCTTAAAAACAAAGAAACCAACCAATGGGACAATAACAAAAACACCGCTGCTGCCGTGAATGCCTTGCTTAATGTAGGTGGAAACTTAATGAACGAAAGCACGGAAGTAACAATCAAAATTGGTGGCAAAAATTGGCAACCCACCAAAGGAGACGAAATCGGTGGCGTGTACAACGAGACTTGGCAACCTAATCAAATAAAACCAAGTTTAGGCGAAATCGAATTGAAAAAAGAAACGCCAGGCACCGCTTGGGGAGCACTCTACTATCAATATTTAGAAAATATGGATAAAGTGAAAAGCACCGAAACGGGCTTAAGCGTGAAAAAAGAAATGTACAAACGCTCTAACATGAACGATCATGAAAAACTAATCCCAATCAACGAAAAAACACCGCTTAATATTGGCGATATCGTTTTGGTAAGATTAAAAATACAAGCCGATCGCGACATGGAGTTTGTTCACTTAAAAGATATGCGTGCCGCAGGCTTAGAGCCTGTTCAGCAAATCTCTGGCTACCGTTGGGTTTCTGGCTTGGCTTATTACCAAAGCACCAAAGACATCGCAACACATTTCTTTATTGATCGTTTAGGCAAAGGTTTCCACATTATTGAGTATGAATTGCTCGTGAATAACGCAGGCGATTTCTCCAACGGATATTCGGAAATTCAAAGTTTCTATGCGCCAGGTTTCCTTTCAAGAACTGCGGGCGAGAGAATCCAAGTTGAAGATTAAAGAATAAAAAAGCGCAAAAATCAAAAATCCCTCAAAAATACATTTGAGGGATTTTCTTTATAAACCTAACCTATATAAAAAATTTCTAATTTAAATAAAGCTCTCTCCTAGCGAGATTAACTAAAATAAAAAAGCCACTTCGCTACTTACCGTGAAGTGGCTTTTGAGTGGAGAATATCGGAGTCGAACCGATGACCTCTTGCATGCCATGCAAGCGCTCTAGCCAGCTGAGCTAATCCCCCAACTTTTGCCTTATAGTTCAAATGACTGAACGGCTGAAAGAATCCTATCGATTTCTTTATCGCCAATCGCCATTCCTATGAACCATGTCTCAAAAGAGCTAGGAGGCAAATATACACCTTTTTTCAACATATAATGGAAAAATTTATTGAAATTCTCATTATGTGCAGTTTTAGCTGTTTCAAAATTTACAATTTCCTCTTCAGAGAAGAAAAGTGTCATCATCGATCCCACTAAATTAATGCTGTGTGCTATGCCTTTTTCGATTAAAATCTTATTGATTCCTTCGGCAATTTTAAGGCTTGTTTCTTCTAATTCGTCGTATTTTTCTGGCGATTTAATCAAAAGTTCAAGCGTTGTCAATCCGCCTCGCATAGCGAGTGGATTCCCCGAGAGAGTTCCCGCCTGATACACAGGACCTAGCGGTGCTAAATAATCCATAATTTCTTTGCGCCCCGCAAAGGCACCTACTGGCAAGCCCCCTCCGATTACTTTACCATAAGTTACGATATCTGCATCGATGTTAAACAATTTTTGCGCACCACCAAAATCCAAGCGGAACCCTGTCATCACCTCATCAAAAATCAAAAGTGCACCGTTTTGAGTACACACTTTTCTCAATTCTTCAAGGAAAAAGTCGCGTGGTGGCACACAACCCATATTTCCTGCTACGGGTTCTATGATCACGGCAGCGATTTGCCCTTCATTTTCACTGAAAATATTTTTTACGCTCTCGATATCGTTGTACGTGGCAAGCAGAGTATCTCTAGCCGTACCTTGTGTAACGCCTGGGCTATTAGGTTTACCAAAAGTAGCTAGACCACTTCCTGCCTCGATCAAGAAACTATCTGAATGCCCGTGGTAGCAGCCTTCAAACTTGATGATTTTCTCGCGATTGGTATAACCTCTTGCCAAGCGTATCGCACTCATACAAGCCTCGGTTCCTGAGTTTACAAAACGGATTTTATCTAAATTTGGCACATTATTCACCACCAAATCAGCGATTTCTGTTTCTAATTCTGTCGGTGTGCCAAAAGAAGTTCCTTTTTCGGTTTGCTCAATGATGGCTTGCGTTACAGCTGGATGGGCATGCCCCAAAATCATCGGTCCCCAAGAGTTGATTAAATCTACATAGTCGTTACCATCTACATCATACAAATACGCTCCTTTGGCTCTTTCCACAAATACGGGAGTTCCGCCCACGGATTTAAAAGCTCTCGCAGGCGAATTTACTCCACCTGGCAATACTTCTTGTGCTTCTTTGAACAATGCACTACTTCGTTGATATCTCATTTCTTTTTTTTTAATTTCTTGGTTTCTTGCTTCTAAGATATAAAATTTCTCCCACTTGTGGCTCTTCGCCTGGTTTCATTCTGTTTTTGCGATAAAGGCTATTTAATTTAATGCCCATTTTTTGAGAGATTAAATACATATTATCGCCTCGTTGTACACGGTAAGTCTTTTGCATACCTCGATTTCTTTTGTTGCAAAGGAATAGATTTTGCCCTGCCTTTAATTTATTAGGAGCCGAGAGATCGTTGTATTTAAGCAATTTTCTTTCGCTAATGTTGTAGGCTCTCGCCACTTGGAAGATGGTTTCACCTGGATTCACCACGATGTATTCTCTGCGATTGGCGTGGCGTTTAATTCTATTTTTGGTTAATTTAGCCTTCGGTGCAGGTGTCGCCTTTCTTTCAGATAATTGTTGCACTTTTTGTTTCTCACGCTGAACATTTTGGCTTGGCGGCACGGCGACTACTTGTGGAGTCTTTTCTGGTGCAGGCGTTGCAGCCACATAAGTTTCGCTCACATTGTAGCCTAAAATGTCTTTTTTATTCACATTTCCGTATAACGAAACAAGTTTTGTGTAAACTTCATCGGCATTGGGATTTAATTTATCAAATGCATCTAAATTTAATTTTTCGATTTTTGAAATTAGCATTTGTGCATAGCGAGGATTGGTCGCGTAGCCTGCCTTTCTAAGTCCATATGCCCAAGCACGGTAATCGGTGAGTGGCAATTCAAATAGTTTTTTGTAATAAGGACGCTCTGCTAAAAATTTGGAGTGATCGCGATAGCTATCCTCTACTTTGTTATATTTTCTAAAGCATTCGCCACGCGCATCGTCGTCGTGGTAAATTCTTCCGCCTGTCCAATTCTCTTTACACTTAATCCCAAAGTGGTTGAACGCTTGCTCTGCCAATCTAGATTGCCCACCCGCGGTTTCAATAATTCCTTGTGCCAAGGTGATACTTGCAGGGATTTGATATCTATTCATTTCTTGCACTGCAAGAAGTGCATATTTTTTCACATACTCCACATCGCGGTCTTGTGCAAAGCTTGTAGTCGCAAACGCCACTAATGCAAAGGCTAAAAAAAGTTTTTTCATATATTATTTAGGTTTAAAAGTCTATATTGTATTTGTTTTTAAATCTTTCATTAAAACCTTTTATCCCCTGAAGCCCACCTGTATGCACGGCTAAAATTTTAGACTCGGGCTGGAAATAACCTTTTTCTACAAGATCCAAAATCCCGAACAACATTTTGCCCGTATAGAGTGGCTCTAGCTGGACTTTCTGGTTTTCTTTGAAATCGTTGACAAAACTAATTAAATCTCGATTAAATTTACCAAATCCACCGAAGTGAAATGCGTTAATAATTTCATAATTTGTTTTATCTGTATATTTTTTCACGGTTTCGAGCAAAAATTCGCAATCCATAAGTGCAGGAAAACCAAGCACTTTCTGGTGCGGATTGCTTGATTTTAAAATCCCCGTAAATGTTCCTGCCGTTCCCATGGCACAAGCGATATAATCAAAATCTTGTGTACCCGCATGCAAAATCTCCTCGCAGCCCTTGATGGCAAAATCATTGGTTCCGCCCTCGGGCACCAAATAAAAATCCCCAAATAAATCGTGCAAATCATCGATGAAATAATCTTGGCTTTTTCTGCGATAATCTTTGCGCGTTACAAAATGCAATTTCATGCCCATTTGCTCAGCTTCTTTGAGCGTGGCGTTTCTCGGCTTGTTTTTCAGCTCATCTCCACGGATAACGCCAATGGTCTTAAACCCAAACGCCTTGCCTGCCGCTGCCGTAGCATGGATATGATTAGAGTAAGCCCCACCAAAAGTCAATAAAGTTTGATGCCCCTGCGCATGTGCCTCGATTAAGTTATATTTTAATTTTCTGAACTTATTGCCTTGAATGAGCGGATGATTTAAATCCTCTCTCAACAAATGCAAGGACACTTGGCGGTTCTGCAAAATTTCGTGCTGAATCTCCACAATGGGCGCCGCGGGAATTTGAATTACTAAAGGATTTTTGCTCATAAGGACACTCGATTTAAAAGAAATTGTAATCCCACAAAGGTAATTAATTTAATTAAGCATTTAAAAAACATCGAGTTAAGATTTCTTAAGGCACATTCAAAACACAAATGCAACGCTTAAATAATTTAAAACTAAAAGCGTATGCAAAGAGAAGAAATCAGACCTTTTTTGGTAGTACAGAAGTTTGTACCCATTCCCGTAAATCATTTAGAACCTAAGCAGTACATATATGAATATGGTATTGTAGTACAGGTGTTGAAACAAGAAAATAATATTGAGGTATTATTTTCTGGTCGTTCGTGGATAACTTTTAAACCTAAGGATATTTTATATCATCGTGTGGCTGTGAAAAAAGAAGAAACCGATTTTTTTATAGAAAGCCGATAGGCTTTTGAGTGGGCTCGTCTCAAGTATCGGTAAAATCTAACGGCAAAAATCCCTGTAAATGCGACAATATCAAGAGGTTAATAATTATTATTTGTGTGAAAAGGTTCAGCTTAGACCTACTAGCCTATTGCATTATAGTTATGTGATGGACTTACGAAATTACGAAGTAGGCTATGCTCCTACTTTACGCCAAAATCTAAACAAGGAAAAAACAGAATTAGATGAGTTAAACGCACTAGATGATATTTCAGAGTTTGGTTCAATTGTTAAATATGCTGAAAAGTGTGTTGAGTTGTATAAGGAGAAACAACAAGAAGTGTATAATGAGAAAGGGCATGTTTTAAAGGATTTAGGAACGCTCTCGGATACTCAAGTAAGGAATATAAAGAAGTATGCTATTTTATTTGCTGACGCAACGAAATCAAACAAGGACAAATATTTATCTTTTGTAACCTTGACCTTGCCCAGTGCCCAAAAGCACCATGATAGAGTGTTGCGTAAAATACTTGCTAAGTATCTTGACCATTTAAAAAAGGTCTATGGTTTAAAAAATTATCTCTGGAAAGCGGAGACGCAGAAGAATGGAAATATTCATTTTCATGTTTTGATTGATACGCAAATCCCTCGTGAGGATATTCAGCGCATATGGAACCAGTATATAAATAAATATGGTTATGTTGATAGATATTCTGAAAAGATGAACCGCTTAACGGCTAAAGAATATATGGCTAAGTATTCAAAAAATTATAAATCAGAAAAAGACTGCATACTAGCTTACCAGCGTAATAAAAAAATGGGTTGGAGCAATCCCCCAAGTACTAAAATTGAAACGCCAAAGAGTAAACGAAATATAGTTGCGTATGTGGTGAAATATCTATTAAAGCAAGAAGAAAATAAACGCCCAGTAATT
Coding sequences within:
- the hemL gene encoding glutamate-1-semialdehyde 2,1-aminomutase, which translates into the protein MRYQRSSALFKEAQEVLPGGVNSPARAFKSVGGTPVFVERAKGAYLYDVDGNDYVDLINSWGPMILGHAHPAVTQAIIEQTEKGTSFGTPTELETEIADLVVNNVPNLDKIRFVNSGTEACMSAIRLARGYTNREKIIKFEGCYHGHSDSFLIEAGSGLATFGKPNSPGVTQGTARDTLLATYNDIESVKNIFSENEGQIAAVIIEPVAGNMGCVPPRDFFLEELRKVCTQNGALLIFDEVMTGFRLDFGGAQKLFNIDADIVTYGKVIGGGLPVGAFAGRKEIMDYLAPLGPVYQAGTLSGNPLAMRGGLTTLELLIKSPEKYDELEETSLKIAEGINKILIEKGIAHSINLVGSMMTLFFSEEEIVNFETAKTAHNENFNKFFHYMLKKGVYLPPSSFETWFIGMAIGDKEIDRILSAVQSFEL
- a CDS encoding glucosaminidase domain-containing protein — translated: MKKLFLAFALVAFATTSFAQDRDVEYVKKYALLAVQEMNRYQIPASITLAQGIIETAGGQSRLAEQAFNHFGIKCKENWTGGRIYHDDDARGECFRKYNKVEDSYRDHSKFLAERPYYKKLFELPLTDYRAWAYGLRKAGYATNPRYAQMLISKIEKLNLDAFDKLNPNADEVYTKLVSLYGNVNKKDILGYNVSETYVAATPAPEKTPQVVAVPPSQNVQREKQKVQQLSERKATPAPKAKLTKNRIKRHANRREYIVVNPGETIFQVARAYNISERKLLKYNDLSAPNKLKAGQNLFLCNKRNRGMQKTYRVQRGDNMYLISQKMGIKLNSLYRKNRMKPGEEPQVGEILYLRSKKPRN
- a CDS encoding 1-aminocyclopropane-1-carboxylate deaminase/D-cysteine desulfhydrase, yielding MSKNPLVIQIPAAPIVEIQHEILQNRQVSLHLLREDLNHPLIQGNKFRKLKYNLIEAHAQGHQTLLTFGGAYSNHIHATAAAGKAFGFKTIGVIRGDELKNKPRNATLKEAEQMGMKLHFVTRKDYRRKSQDYFIDDLHDLFGDFYLVPEGGTNDFAIKGCEEILHAGTQDFDYIACAMGTAGTFTGILKSSNPHQKVLGFPALMDCEFLLETVKKYTDKTNYEIINAFHFGGFGKFNRDLISFVNDFKENQKVQLEPLYTGKMLFGILDLVEKGYFQPESKILAVHTGGLQGIKGFNERFKNKYNIDF
- a CDS encoding rolling circle replication-associated protein, whose protein sequence is MRQYQEVNNYYLCEKVQLRPTSLLHYSYVMDLRNYEVGYAPTLRQNLNKEKTELDELNALDDISEFGSIVKYAEKCVELYKEKQQEVYNEKGHVLKDLGTLSDTQVRNIKKYAILFADATKSNKDKYLSFVTLTLPSAQKHHDRVLRKILAKYLDHLKKVYGLKNYLWKAETQKNGNIHFHVLIDTQIPREDIQRIWNQYINKYGYVDRYSEKMNRLTAKEYMAKYSKNYKSEKDCILAYQRNKKMGWSNPPSTKIETPKSKRNIVAYVVKYLLKQEENKRPVIGAVWGASNKVKKLNYLNFEVSSYLEELNHLRGKLEYVPTAIQFVELYKGKVYQMIRKGYKKLNEHLKIYNKAIRQLLDTDLSINLDQLIQLIYEKQYTELANN